In Podospora pseudopauciseta strain CBS 411.78 chromosome 3, whole genome shotgun sequence, one genomic interval encodes:
- a CDS encoding hypothetical protein (EggNog:ENOG503P5H4; COG:K), with protein MIPAGVPPPPEQVAVMSGPTAVIAPTAGMMDNGETADGRKKRELSQSKRAAQNRAAQRAFRQRKEGYIKKLEQQVAEFNQMEESVKAMQAENFQLREYIIHLQSRLLESQGSFPPPPENISLAHPSSVQGRAPEGGAAGAVQPPPGAAQGQQQPVPAPNPLEVAAQAVAGLSRTSEQGHRGGQQVNDPYAGLRAVAAMRGEGEDVSTTEEITRQLQGEGGQEGNLPGAAM; from the exons ATGATCCCCGCCGGTGTGCCCCCTCCACCTGAACAAGTAGCCGTCATGTCTGGTCCTACTGCCGTCATTGCTCCAACAGCCGGCATGATGGACAATGGAGAGACGGCCGACGGAAGAAAAAAGCGTGAGCTTTCCCAGTCTAAACGCGCCGCCCAAAACAGAGCCGCACAG CGAGCATTCCgccaaagaaaagaaggctacATCAAGAAGCTTGAGCAGCAGGTTGCGGAATTCAATCAGATGGAGGAGAGCGTCAAGGCGATGCAGGCCGAGAATTTTCAGCTGAGGGAGTACATCATCCACCTACAGTCGCGGTTGCTAGAGAGTCAAGGGAGtttcccgccgccgccggaaAATATCAGTCTTGCTCATCCTAGCAGTGTTCAGGGGAGAGCTCCTGAGGGTGGGGCTGCGGGTGCGGTTCAACCGCCGCCGGGGGCTGCTCAaggtcagcagcagccagtGCCGGCGCCGAATCCTCTGGAGGTTGCCGCGCAGGCTGTTGCGGGGTTGAGTAGGACTAGCGAGCAGGGCCATAGAGGGGGGCAGCAAGTGAATGATCCGTACGCCGGGTTGAGGGCTgtggcggcgatgaggggggaaggggaggatgttAGCACTACGGAGGAGATTACGAGGCAGTtgcaaggggagggggggcaggagGGGAACCTGCCTGGGGCTGCTATGTAG
- the mrpl3 gene encoding 54S ribosomal protein L3 mitochondrial (EggNog:ENOG503NW2P; BUSCO:EOG09263CGP; COG:J) has protein sequence MMKRLRIERATGQLLAARPGCPSTPGAALRSSYKCATQVAPVRYSSSSSAVETEPVYEEDGTDHSRFPPLEKLPPNTSTLPSPLPYRALESAKLSALHARLSLSPKIPLQTLARTLVDASADPNPLFNNSSLAFLGATIINYHASEWFMVHYPRLPMDVLFAAMAGLAGPAPLNRIAKSWGIEVAAAPGGEVDPGLLQFSLENPGESIAGFGYTRTVVDKINKNNWKRSVASKVIYDDDFGQLIMPRKTKESEDKAVEEDQGQGVYHEEAANPTPKFSPTSYGSSTTRELSEKAHANFARAVVGAVYTHCGRAAAKSFVKAHVLCRELDLERLFAFKHPTLELAMLCAREEFEPPVARLLSETGRLSRTPVFVVGVYSGNDKLGEGQGATLEQARLKAAMHALKAWYLYSPGEGAKVPSDVLEMETGGGGGGGGGGEQQGQGQGQQGKNKGWEPAYIDIGELISR, from the coding sequence ATGATGAAGAGGTTACGAATCGAAAGAGCAACGGGCCAACTGCTCGCCGCTCGCCCCggctgcccctccacccccggcGCCGCCCTCCGGTCCTCATATAAGTGCGCCACCCAAGTAGCACCAGTACGGtactcatcctcctcctccgccgtcgAGACCGAACCCGTCTACGAAGAAGACGGGACCGACCACTCCCGCTTCCCCCccctcgagaagctcccACCCAACacatccaccctcccctcccccctacCCTACCGGGCCCTCGAATCAGCAAAACTCTCCGCCCTCCACGCCCGCCTGTCGCTCTCCCCCAaaatccccctccaaaccctcgCCCGCACCCTCGTCGACGCCTCGGCCGACCCGAACCCCCTGTTCAACAACTCCAGCCTGGCCTTCCTCGGCGCCACAATAATCAACTACCACGCCTCAGAATGGTTCATGGTCCACTACCCCCGTCTCCCCATGGACGTCCTCTtcgccgccatggccggCCTCGCTGGCCCCGCGCCCCTCAACAGGATAGCGAAATCGTGGGGTATTGAAGTGGCCGCCGCCCCCGGCGGCGAGGTCGATCCTGGTCTTCTCCAATTCAGCCTCGAAAACCCAGGGGAAAGCATCGCCGGGTTCGGGTACACCCGCACAGTGGtcgacaagatcaacaagaACAACTGGAAGCGATCGGTCGCCTCCAAGGTAATCTACGATGACGATTTCGGGCAGTTGATCATGCCCCGCAAAACTAAAGAGTCTGAAGACAAGGCCGTCGAGGAAGATCAGGGCCAAGGTGTCTACCACGAAGAAGCAGcaaaccccacccccaaattCTCCCCCACGTCTTAcggctcctccaccacccgcgAGCTATCGGAAAAGGCGCACGCAAATTTTGCGCGTGCTGTTGTCGGAGCGGTGTACACCCACTGCGGCCGCGCGGCGGCCAAATCGTTTGTCAAGGCCCACGTCCTCTGCCGCGAGCTGGATCTGGAGCGGTTGTTTGCGTTTAAGCATCCCACTCTTGAACTGGCTATGCTCTGCGCCAGAGAGGAGTTTGAGCCCCCGGTCGCGAGGCTGCTTTCGGAGACCGGTCGGCTGTCGAGGACGCCTGTttttgtggtgggggtgtACTCGGGGAATGAtaagctgggggaggggcagggggcGACGTTGGAGCAGGCTAGGTTGAAGGCTGCGATGCATGCGTTGAAGGCATGGTATTTGTACAGccctggggagggggccaAGGTGCCCAGTGATGTGCTTGAAATGGagacgggtggtggtggtggtggtggtggtggtggtgagcagcAGGGACAAGGGCAGGGGCAGCAGGGGAAGAATAAGGGGTGGGAGCCGGCTTATATTGATATTGGCGAGTTGATTTCTCGTTAG
- a CDS encoding hypothetical protein (EggNog:ENOG503NW0E; COG:D), with translation MADSPRDSSPEGLVSSNSNSKYPNFEVDYVISYSLPPPSPPSQQLAEAEASFSQLIHLLSKTGFAVEVRPGRPPTTPTSPSSLLIFLRIASHSLLEKQIYRYRVQDWLYGVRTAAPGPPNSLSEQEPITDAERLRLAYLLITKPVNEGGAGITPGVGQWRFVKSVFPLHDRKFNKEWIKDWSTKYILDDEDLLKIRNQFGEKVAFYFAFLQSYFQFLLFPALFGSAAWLVLGGFSWVYAVVNCLWGVIFFEHWKVKEVDLAVQWGVRGVGKIQLPRPQFKFEREGVDAVTGEIVKVYSPYKRLARQALQVPFAGACVVVLGGLILGCFSIEIFITEVYMGPFKQYLTFLPTVLLTIFMPTFTTLLTKLAERLTELENYETVDAHQASFVQKIFVLNFITSYLGIFLTAFVYVPFGKILVPYLDVFQLTAQKFTVEGKPLPTKEWVINPDRLRKQVIYFTVTAQIVNFATEVIVPYAKRRIFKTVEKVQMEVKGEKGAGVEWPKDADEEHKFLKRVREEAELEQYDVTIDYREMVIQFGYLSLFSVVWPLTGCSFLVNNWIEARSDAMKIAANSQRPIPWRADSIGPWLNALGFLSWLGSITSAALVYLFNKSGGGQLGVGSVWDIPGWALLLAILCSEHVYLGVQFVVRGVIKRLDSPGLQKERAERFAMRKELLERMVEEEVVSAQAEKGVGVRDGEKITREVLEEEARQHSGLGPEKVFWLRQRGAGESVEVGRGLIQLVSLANNNTAKRE, from the exons atGGCGGACTCCCCCCGCGATAGCAGTCCAGAAGGACTTGTTtcaagcaacagcaacagcaaatACCCCAACTTTGA AGTCGACTACGTAATCTCCtactccctcccacccccctcccccccctcccaacaactagccgaagccgaagcctCCTTCAGCcaactcatccacctcctctccaaaaccGGCTTCGCAGTCGAGGTCCGCCCCGGCcgcccacccaccaccccgacctccccctcgtccctgctcatcttcctccgcatcgcctcccactccctcctcgaaAAGCAAATCTACCGCTACCGCGTCCAGGACTGGCTCTACGGCGTCCGCACCGCCGCCCCGGGACCACCAAACAGCCTCTCGGAGCAGGAGCCCATCACCGACGCTGAACGTCTCCGGCTGGCGTACTTGTTGATCACGAAACCGGTCAAcgaaggaggagcaggcATCACACCCGGGGTGGGCCAATGGCGCTTTGTAAAAAGCGTTTTCCCCCTTCACGACAGAAAGTTCAACAAGGAGTGGATCAAGGACTGGTCGACAAAGTATATCCTTGACGATGAAGATCTGTTGAAGATTAGGAACCAGTTTGGCGAAAAGGTTGCGTTTTACTTTGCGTTCCTGCAGTCGTACTTTCAGTTTTTGCTGTTTCCTGCTCTGTTCGGGTCGGCGGCGTGGTTGGTGCTGGGTGGGTTTAGCTGGGTTTATGCCGTGGTTAATTGTCTCTGGGGTGTGATCTTCTTTGAGCATtggaaggtgaaggaggttgatCTGGCGGTTCagtggggggtgaggggggtgggcaaGATTCAGCTGCCGAGACCGCAGTTCAAgtttgagagggagggggttgatgcgGTGACGGGGGAGATTGTAAAGGTTTATAGCCCGTACAAGAGGCTGGCGAGGCAGGCGTTGCAGGTGCCGTTTGCGGGGGCTTgcgtggtggtgctgggggggttgattctGGGGTGTTTTAGCATTGAGATTTTCATTACCGAGGTTTACATGGGGCCTTTTAAACAGTATTTG ACTTTTTTGCCCACGGTGCTGCTTACGATTTTTATGCCCACCTTCACGACACTGCTCACGAAGCTGGCAGAAAGGTTGACGGAGCTGGAAAACTATGAGACGGTCGATGCGCATCAAGCTTCGTTTGTGCAAAAGATTTTTGTGCTCAACTTTATCACCTCGTATCTCGGCATTTTCCTCACGGCTTTTGTTTATGTACCCTTTGGCAAGATCTTGGTTCCCTATCTGGATGTATTTCAGTTGACGGCTCAGAAATTTACTGTGGAGGGGAAGCCGTTGCCGACGAAGGAATGGGTTATCAATCCTGACCGGCTGAGGAAGCAGGTGATTTACTTTACCGTGACGGCTCAGATTGTTAACTTTGCCACCGAGGTTATCGTCCCTTatgcgaagaggaggattttCAAGACGGTGGAGAAGGTTCAGATGGAGGtcaagggggagaagggggcgggTGTGGAGTGGCCGAAGGATGCGGACGAGGAGCACAAGTTCttgaagagggtgagggaggaggctgagctgGAGCAGTATGATGTTACGATTGACTAcagggagatggtgattcAGTTTGGGTATCTGTCCCTTTTCAGTGTTGTCTGGCCGCTGACTGGGTGTTCGTTCTTGGTCAACAACTGGATTGAAGCGAGATCAGATGCGATGAAGATTGCCGCGAATAGTCAGAGGCCGATTCCATGGAGGGCGGATAGTATTGGGCCTTGGTTGAATGCGCTTGGGTTTTTGTCTTGGCTTGGTTCCATCACGTCGGCCGCGCTGGTGTATCTGTTCAATAAATCTGGGGGAGGTCagcttggtgttgggtcGGTGTGGGATATCCCCGGCTGGGCGCTGCTGTTGGCTATTCTTTGCAGTGAGCATGTCTACTTGGGCGTGCAGTTTGTTGTTAGGGGGGTGATCAAGAGGTTGGACAGCCCCGGCTtgcagaaggagagggcggagaggtttGCTATGAGGAAGGAGTTGCTtgagaggatggtggaggaggaggtggttagTGCGCAGGctgagaagggggtgggtgtgagggatggggagaagattaccagggaggtgttggaggaggaggcgagacAACATAGTGGGTTGGGGCCGGAGAAGGTTTTTTGGTTGAGGCAGCGGGGCGCGGGGGAGAgtgtggaggtggggagggggttgattcAGTTG GTTTCGCTTGCGAATAATAACACTGCGAAGAGGGAGtag
- a CDS encoding hypothetical protein (EggNog:ENOG503P73S; COG:K), with amino-acid sequence MRHSLLVAKPRRSPGLRCCLSSPHDHDHRTRTTTRRQFIKPTRPASLTDPIRTGLHRKYEDPFSVLKTAPRDNPAVWGYYGGVRKLDLKLGVIGPLRRKGEEVLRGEKETKGADEEHEIWRRGLEGLLVGGGGRWRITEDGTGLERYFEFRSFAKAWGFMGAVAGECKARRHHPEWSNTFRTVFIRWRTHEPENHISMLDIELAGFCDEQARFFGEVMPGGGNRKPEERTGTASASPIPDGKIVSGSGASSTAATPEVTKAVAIPTELGTTINNTTIEKQSHEGQQIAPVEATEQSPPETSNDAENTPNRIDHQPKVPTTPDEQVVADPPEEKSSPEPPSQQTNPSQQPPSDEQAAINPPKEDSFPQPPPSEQSDHPRQPDHHPPKDNTSTARPLEEILKLDWQCLEETVARIRGKPCTLEEVREAARVFDELAARHQSGEYRFTRELSQERVKIEEEITDRLKFFRRANHEWRQAKKMERRLVEERGNGLQKPPVLPNGTTGEAVQSQLAEARAEEGEKKKPSSELREPRKAEAELKSQAAEAEAPEKEVDRLVLKSQNLRKSEAKPEQESDDVAVVDKKKPPDRIPWFQTILRQYRQP; translated from the exons ATGCGCCActctcttcttgttgccaaACCAAGGCGGTCACCGGGCTTGCGCTGCTGCCTTTCTTCACCTCATGATCATGATCATCGGAcaaggacgacgacgagacGACAGTTTATCAAGCCCACCAGGCCTGCCTCGCTCACCGACCCGATCCGGACGGGCCTGCACAGGAAGTATGAGGACCCGTTTAGTGTGTTGAAgacggcgccgagggacaATCCGGCTGTTTGGGGGTATTatgggggggtgaggaagttGGATTTGAAGTTAGGGGTTATTGggccgttgaggaggaagggggaggaggttttaaggggggagaaggagacgaAGGGGGCGGACGAGGAGCATGagatttggaggagggggcttgaggggttgttggttgggggcgggggacggtggaggattACGGAGGATGGgacggggttggagaggtatTTTGAGTTTCGAAGTTTTGCTAAGGCGTGGGGGTTTATGGGGGCTGTTGCGGGGGAGTGTAAGGCTAGGAGGCATCATCCGGAGTGGTCGAat ACTTTTAGGACGGTTTTTATACGGTGGAGGACTCATGAGCCGGAGAATCATATTTCGATGCTGGATATTGAGCTGGCGGGGTTTTGTGATGAGCAGGCGAGGTTCTTTGGTGAGGTTATgccggggggggggaacaGGAAGCCAGAGGAGAGGACGGGTACTGCTTCGGCGTCACCAATACCGGATGGGAAGATTGTCAGCGGCTCGGGTGCTTCCAGCACTGCTGCCACTCCTGAGGTCACCAAGGCGGTAGCAATACCTACTGAACttggcaccaccatcaacaacaccactaTCGAAAAACAATCACACGAGGGACAACAAATTGCCCCGGTCGAAGCAACTGAACAATCTCCACCAGAGACGAGCAACGATGCAGAGAATACACCTAACCGAATCGACCACCAACCAAAAgtaccaacaacaccagacGAACAGGTGGTCGCAGACCCACCTGAGGAGAAGTCCTCTCCagaaccaccatcacaacaaaccaacccctcccaacaGCCGCCATCGGACGAGCAAGCGGCAATAAACCCGCCAAAAGAGGACTCTTttccacaaccaccaccatcagagCAAAGCGATCACCCCCGGCAACCagatcatcaccctccaaaaGATAACACATCCACAGCACGTCCCCTCGAGGAGATTCTAAAGCTGGACTGGCAATGTCTAGAAGAGACGGTGGCTAGGATACGGGGGAAACCCTGCACATTAGAAGAAGTCCGGGAAGCAGCGAGAGTATTCGACGAGCTGGCGGCAAGGCATCAGAGCGGGGAGTATAGATTCACGAGGGAACTATCGCAGGAGAGGGTGAAAATAGAAGAGGAGATTACGGATCGGCTCAAGTTTTTTAGGAGGGCGAATCATGAGTGGAGgcaggcgaagaagatggagaggaggttggtggaggagaggggaaaTGGGTTGCAAAAACCACCGGTGTTACCGAATGGGACGACTGGAGAGGCGGTTCAATCACAATTGGCAGAAGCTagggcagaggagggggagaagaagaaaccaTCGTCGGAGCTACGAGAACCACGAAAGGCTGAAGCAGAGCTGAAATCACAAGCGGCAGAAGCCGAGGCGCCAGAAAAGGAGGTTGACAGGCTAGTGCTCAAGTCGCAAAACCTACGAAAATCGGAGGCGAAGCCAGAGCAGGAAAGTGACGacgtggcggtggtggacaaAAAGAAGCCGCCAGATCGAATCCCTTGGTTTCAGACCATCCTCCGCCAGTACCGCCAGCCTTGA
- the CDC3 gene encoding Cell division control protein 3 (EggNog:ENOG503NUM5; COG:D; COG:U; COG:Z), whose product MASNGIPNSPPPPVRASPVVPTGKPSTPGSQDSREGPSDSFAAAPSALSDDRNIVRRKLTGYVGFANLPNQWHRKSVRKGFNFNVMVVGESGLGKSTLVNTLFNTSLYPPKERKGPSLEIVPKTVSIQSISADIEEAGVRLRLTVVDTPGFGDFVNNDESWRPIVDNIEQRFDAYLDAENKVNRMNIVDNRIHACVFFIQPTGHSLKPLDIEVMKRLHTKVNLIPVIAKSDTLTDEEVVAFKARILADIKYHKVQIFEGPRYELDDEETIAENNEIMSKVPFAVVGANTEVTNADGRKVRGRAYPWGVIEVDNEEHCDFVKLRQMLIRTHMEELKENTNNTLYENYRTDKLIAMGVSQDPSVFKEVNPAVKQEEERALHEQKLAKMEAEMKMVFQQKVAEKESKLKQSEEELYARHREMKEQLERQRLELEEKKSRVESGRPLEKEPKRKGFSLR is encoded by the exons ATGG CTTCAAACGGTATTCCCAAcagtccccctccccccgtcAGGGCCTCGCCAGTGGTGCCCACTGGCAAGCCCTCGACACCCGGATCTCAAGACTCGAGAGAAGGTCCCTCTGACTCCTTCGCCGCAGCTCCTTCAGCTTTGAGTGACGACCGTAACATTGTCCGCCGCAAGTTGACGGGCTATGTCGGTTTCGCCAACCTCCCTAACCAATGGCACCGCAAGAGTGTTCGCAAGGGCTTCAACTTCAACGTTATGGTTGTCG GTGAATCCGGCCTCGGAAAGTCTACTCTCGTCAACACTCTTTTCAACACGTCGTTGTACCCACCCAAGGAGCGCAAGGGACCCAGCCTCGAAATTGTTCCCAAGACCGTCAGTATTCAATCTATCAGCGCAGATAttgaggaggcgggtgtTCGTCTCAGGCTTACGGTCGTCGACACGCCTGGCTTCGGTGACTTTGTCAACAACGATGAGTCCTGGAGGCCGATTGTCGACAACATCGAGCAGCGCTTCGACGCCTACCTCGATGCTGAGAACAAGGTCAACCGCATGAACATTGTTGACAACCGCATCCACGCCTgcgtcttcttcatccagcCCACTGGCCACTCCCTCAAGCCCTTGGATATCGAGGTCATGAAGCGTCTCCACACCAAGGTCAACCTGATCCCAGTCATTGCCAAGTCCGACACCCTCaccgatgaggaggttgttgcctTCAAGGCCAGA ATTCTTGCCGACATCAAGTACCACAAGGTCCAGATCTTCGAGGGGCCCAGGTATGAGCTTGATGACGAGGAAACGATTGCCGAGAACAACGAGATCATGTCCAAGGTTCCCTTTGCCGTTGTCGGTGCCAACACCGAGGTGACCAACGCCGACGGGCGCAAGGTCCGTGGCCGTGCCTACCCCTGGGGTGTTATCGAGGTGGACAACGAGGAGCACTGCGACTTCGTCAAGCTCCGCCAGATGCTCATCCGCACCCACatggaggagctcaaggagaacaccaacaacacgcTCTACGAGAACTACCGAACAGACAAGCTTATCGCTATGGGCGTGTCGCAAGATCCCAGTGTCTTCAAGGAGGTCAACCCCGCCgtcaagcaggaggaggagcgcgcGCTCCATGAGCAGAAGCTCGCCAAGATGGAAGCCGAGATGAAGATGGTCTTCCAACAGAAGGTCGCTGAGAAGGAATCCAAGCTGAAGCAGAGCGAAGAGGAGCTCTACGCTCGCCACCGCGAGATGAAGGAGCAGCTCGAACGGCAACGACTggagctcgaggagaagaagtcgagAGTGGAGAGCGGGCGGCCACTGGAGAAGGAACCGAAGAGGAAGGGCTTTTCGCTCCGGTAA
- a CDS encoding hypothetical protein (COG:I; EggNog:ENOG503NU1G) gives MIPPRSVLHKCLTGITRRRPLFSVTTTTRSPRRAPFNGRHGFFTSSRQGAEQKGSSKVGITRTVGLSTTCALLALWLYPHESLTQLTKPFGLVADERRTSPDGVEIKVIKSTEKGRQKEKREEESVWAGIAKSLEGFPSIPGPPENITDMVVDLILPEWTKSLPGLMRKLQRELEMAPGSLAAEIWDEARDPFTHPEIEWEAKVRVSNALCEEEKTFLERRKKVIVPALAKYLGLKEEDIHPDDVPTVAICGSGGGLRALVAGTGSFLASTEDGLFDCVTYASGVSGSCWLQSLYYSSVTGNSFQRAIDHLKARLGTHIADPPVAFNSLTSAPTNKYLLSGIVEKFKGDPAASFSLVDVYGILLAARLLVPKGELEVNEKDFKLSSQREYVRYGQNPLPIYTAVRHEIPEMDEQDADGNPPVSEEAKERAKKEAWFQWFEITPYELFCEEFSAGIPTWALGRKFKNGSDTGLRLPEVRMPLLLGIWGSAFCATLSHYYREIRPIIRSIVGFGPIDGLIWNNLNEDLSKVHPIDPASMPNFVYGMHGKLPSTVPETVYDNENIQLMDAGMSNNLPIYPLLRPGRDVDIIISFDASADIKTDNWLSVVEGYAMQRGIKGWPLGIGWPKPEASANETAKQLDKAESASSPSESQDRVADAKMEQAARQQQMQEDDSSRRTEAEKHQQASDELGYCTVWVGTTQERSSAPPPPPKPIDDESSWRLMEPDAGIAVVYMPFLANEKKVPGVDPAGSEYMSTWNFVYSPEDVEGVVRLARANYEEGRGQIKATVRAVYERKKRRREEHARRVKEEAWRRVIRGGRAGKVGVEGGDQFS, from the coding sequence ATGATACCGCCACGCTCGGTACTACACAAATGCCTTACGGGGATTACAAGGCGGCGACCGCTATTCAGCGttacgacgacgacaagatCACCCAGGAGAGCACCGTTCAACGGCCGTCATGGCTTCTTTACAAGCTCACGACAGGGGGCGGAACAAAAGGGGTCGTCAAAAGTGGGCATCACCCGAACCGTTGGTTTATCGACGACTTGCGCTTTGCTTGCTCTTTGGCTCTATCCGCACGAATCACTGACGCAGCTTACGAAGCCTTTCGGCTTAGTTGCCGACGAAAGGAGAACGTCGCCCGATGGCGTGGAGATCAAGGTTATCAAGAGCACCGAGAAGGGCCGGCAAAAGGAGAAACGGGAAGAAGAGAGTGTCTGGGCTGGGATTGCCAAAAGCTTGGAAGGATTTCCTTCGATTCCGGGCCCGCCCGAGAATATAACTGATATGGTTGTCGACTTAATTTTGCCCGAGTGGACCAAGAGTTTGCctgggttgatgaggaagtTGCAGcgggagttggagatggcACCGGGGTCGTTGGCGGCGGAGATCTGGGACGAGGCAAGGGATCCGTTTACGCACCCCGAGATTGAGTGGGAGGCTAAAGTGAGAGTGTCGAATGCGCTCtgtgaggaggaaaagactTTCTTGGAGAGGCGGAAGAAGGTTATTGTGCCTGCACTGGCAAAATACTTGGGATTGAAAGAGGAGGATATACACCCCGATGACGTCCCCACTGTGGCCATTTGCGGCTCAGGAGGAGGTTTGAGAGCGTTGGTTGCTGGAACTGGGTCTTTCCTGGCGTCCACCGAGGACGGCTTGTTCGACTGTGTGACGTATGCTTCGGGCGTGTCTGGGTCGTGCTGGCTTCAGTCCCTCTACTATTCCTCAGTCACGGGCAACAGCTTTCAGCGAGCGATCGACCATCTCAAAGCACGCCTCGGCACCCATATTGCTGACCCCCCGGTGGCTTTCAACTCGTTGACTTCGGCGCCGACGAACAAATATCTGCTGAGCGGGATTGTGGAAAAGTTCAAGGGGGATCCAGCAGCGTCCTTCAGTCTTGTCGATGTCTATGGTATACTGTTGGCGGCGAGGCTCCTTGTTCCCAAGGGCGAGTTGGAGGTCAATGAGAAAGACTTCAAGCTGTCCAGCCAGCGGGAATACGTCAGATACGGCCAGAACCCACTACCCATCTACACCGCCGTTCGTCACGAGATTCCAGAAATGGACGAGCAAGACGCCGACGGGAACCCGCCCGTTTCAGAAGAGGCCAAAGAACGTGCAAAGAAGGAAGCCTGGTTTCAGTGGTTCGAAATAACACCCTACGAACTATTCTGCGAGGAGTTTTCCGCTGGTATTCCCACCTGGGCACTCGGCCGCAAGTTCAAAAACGGCTCTGACACTGGTCTCCGTCTGCCTGAAGTCCGTatgcctctcctcctcggcatctggGGTAGCGCCTTTTGCGCGACTCTCAGCCACTACTACCGTGAAATCCGCCCCATCATCCGCAGCATCGTCGGTTTTGGCCCCATCGACGGACTTATCTGGAACAACCTCAACGAGGACCTTAGTAAGGTCCATCCTATCGACCCTGCCTCGATGCCGAATTTTGTGTATGGCATGCACGGCAAGTTACCGTCCACCGTTCCCGAAACCGTCTACGACAATGAAAACATCCAACTTATGGATGCGGGTATGTCGAACAACCTGCCCATTTATCCGCTGTTGCGCCCGGGGAGGGATGTagacatcatcatctcttTTGATGCATCAGCAGACATCAAGACAGACAACTGGCTCTCGGTGGTGGAAGGGTACGCCATGCAACGCGGGATCAAAGGGTGGCCGTTGGGGATTGGGTGGCCCAAGCCGGAAGCGTCGGCGAACGAAACAGCGAAGCAGCTCGACAAGGCGGAGAGTGCCTCTTCGCCGTCTGAATCTCAAGATCGCGTCGCGGACGCGAAGATGGAGCAGGCAGCCCGTCAACAGCAGATGCAAGAGGATGACAGTTCCAGAAGGACCGAAGCGGAAAAACATCAGCAGGCTTCGGACGAGTTGGGGTACTGCACGGTTTGGGTTGGGACCACGCAGGAGAGGAGTAGtgctccgccgccgccgccaaagccgATTGATGATGAAAGTAGCTGGAGACTTATGGAGCCGGACGCGGGGATAGCGGTTGTTTACATGCCGTTTTTGGCGAACGAGAAGAAGGTTCCCGGGGTAGATCCGGCGGGGAGTGAGTACATGAGCACGTGGAATTTTGTGTACAGTccggaggatgtggagggggtggtgaggttggcgagggcgaattatgaggaagggaggggcCAGATCAAGGCGACGGTGAGGGCTGTTTatgagaggaagaagaggaggagggaggagcatgccaggagggtgaaggaggaggcgtggaggagggtgataaGGGGGGGCCGGGCTGGGAaggttggggtggaggggggggatcaGTTTAGTTAG